A part of Capsicum annuum cultivar UCD-10X-F1 chromosome 6, UCD10Xv1.1, whole genome shotgun sequence genomic DNA contains:
- the LOC107873528 gene encoding UDP-galactose/UDP-glucose transporter 5B isoform X3: MAEPPSPPLKDNKFLKGVFAVGGIMSTLVIYGILQEKIMRVPYGANKDYFIYSLFLVFCNRITTSAVSAGVLLASKKALDPVAPLHKYCIVSVSNILTTTCQYEALKYVSFPVQTLAKCAKMIPVMIWGTIMMQKKYKGQDYFLAFLVTLGCSLFILYPAEGDTSPYSRERESTIWGVSLMMGYLGFDGFTSTFQDKLFKGYDMEIHTQIFYTTVCSCLLSFAGMIMQGNLLMAIDFVSRHHDCFFDIALLSTVATASQFFISYTIRTFGALTFATIMTTRQVSNDCTM; encoded by the exons ATGGCGGAGCCACCATCACCGCCATTAAAGGACAACAAGTTTCTAAAAGGAGTTTTTGCAGTGGGTGGAATTATGTCTACTCTTGTCATCTACGGAATCTTACAA GAAAAGATCATGCGAGTTCCTTATGGGGCAAACAAAGACTATTTTATATACTCATTATTTCTTGTCTTCTGCAATCGGATTACCACATCTGCAGTCTCTGCTGGAGTTTTACTG GCAAGTAAGAAGGCATTGGACCCAGTAGCTCCACTCCATAAGTATTGTATAGTTTCTGTGTCTAACATCCTTACAACAACTTGTCAGTATGAG GCTCTCAAATACGTCAGCTTTCCTGTTCAAACCCTGGCAAAATGTGCCAAAATGATACCTGTAATG ATCTGGGGCACTATCATGATGCAAAAGAAGTACAAAGGACAGGACTATTTCTTGGCATTCCTAGTCACACTTGGTTGTTCATTATTTATTCTGTATCCG GCAGAAGGGGACACTAGCCCATACAGTAGAGAAAGGGAGAGCACCATTTGGGGAGTTTCTCTTATGATGGGCTATCTTGG GTTTGATGGATTTACAAGCACATTCCAGGATAAACTTTTTAAAGGTTATGATATGGAAATACACACTCAGATATTCTACACAACCGTCTGTTCTTGTCTTCTTAGTTTCGCTG GTATGATCATGCAGGGCAATCTTCTCATGGCAATTGATTTCGTATCTCGCCATCATGATTGTTTCTTTGACATTGCTCTGCTTTCTACT GTAGCAACAGCTAGTCAATTCTTTATTTCGTACACAATCCGCACATTTGGTGCTCTAACCTTTGCAACCATAATGACCACCAGACAG GTCAGCAACGACTGCACAATGTAA
- the LOC107873528 gene encoding UDP-galactose/UDP-glucose transporter 5 isoform X2, translated as MRVPYGANKDYFIYSLFLVFCNRITTSAVSAGVLLASKKALDPVAPLHKYCIVSVSNILTTTCQYEALKYVSFPVQTLAKCAKMIPVMIWGTIMMQKKYKGQDYFLAFLVTLGCSLFILYPAEGDTSPYSRERESTIWGVSLMMGYLGFDGFTSTFQDKLFKGYDMEIHTQIFYTTVCSCLLSFAGMIMQGNLLMAIDFVSRHHDCFFDIALLSTVATASQFFISYTIRTFGALTFATIMTTRQLVSILLSCLWFGHPLSWEQCVGAVIVFGALYARSFLNTIKKPLTLENTENRASSPPKANP; from the exons ATGCGAGTTCCTTATGGGGCAAACAAAGACTATTTTATATACTCATTATTTCTTGTCTTCTGCAATCGGATTACCACATCTGCAGTCTCTGCTGGAGTTTTACTG GCAAGTAAGAAGGCATTGGACCCAGTAGCTCCACTCCATAAGTATTGTATAGTTTCTGTGTCTAACATCCTTACAACAACTTGTCAGTATGAG GCTCTCAAATACGTCAGCTTTCCTGTTCAAACCCTGGCAAAATGTGCCAAAATGATACCTGTAATG ATCTGGGGCACTATCATGATGCAAAAGAAGTACAAAGGACAGGACTATTTCTTGGCATTCCTAGTCACACTTGGTTGTTCATTATTTATTCTGTATCCG GCAGAAGGGGACACTAGCCCATACAGTAGAGAAAGGGAGAGCACCATTTGGGGAGTTTCTCTTATGATGGGCTATCTTGG GTTTGATGGATTTACAAGCACATTCCAGGATAAACTTTTTAAAGGTTATGATATGGAAATACACACTCAGATATTCTACACAACCGTCTGTTCTTGTCTTCTTAGTTTCGCTG GTATGATCATGCAGGGCAATCTTCTCATGGCAATTGATTTCGTATCTCGCCATCATGATTGTTTCTTTGACATTGCTCTGCTTTCTACT GTAGCAACAGCTAGTCAATTCTTTATTTCGTACACAATCCGCACATTTGGTGCTCTAACCTTTGCAACCATAATGACCACCAGACAG TTGGTGAGTATTTTGCTGTCATGCTTGTGGTTTGGCCATCCCCTCAGCTGGGAGCAATGCGTTGGAGCT gTTATTGTCTTTGGTGCCCTGTATGCAAGAAGCTTCTTAAATACTATAAAGAAACCGTTAACTTTGGAGAATACAGAAAATAGAGCTTCAAGTCCACCAAAGGCAAATCCATAG
- the LOC107873528 gene encoding UDP-galactose/UDP-glucose transporter 5B isoform X1, which produces MAEPPSPPLKDNKFLKGVFAVGGIMSTLVIYGILQEKIMRVPYGANKDYFIYSLFLVFCNRITTSAVSAGVLLASKKALDPVAPLHKYCIVSVSNILTTTCQYEALKYVSFPVQTLAKCAKMIPVMIWGTIMMQKKYKGQDYFLAFLVTLGCSLFILYPAEGDTSPYSRERESTIWGVSLMMGYLGFDGFTSTFQDKLFKGYDMEIHTQIFYTTVCSCLLSFAGMIMQGNLLMAIDFVSRHHDCFFDIALLSTVATASQFFISYTIRTFGALTFATIMTTRQLVSILLSCLWFGHPLSWEQCVGAVIVFGALYARSFLNTIKKPLTLENTENRASSPPKANP; this is translated from the exons ATGGCGGAGCCACCATCACCGCCATTAAAGGACAACAAGTTTCTAAAAGGAGTTTTTGCAGTGGGTGGAATTATGTCTACTCTTGTCATCTACGGAATCTTACAA GAAAAGATCATGCGAGTTCCTTATGGGGCAAACAAAGACTATTTTATATACTCATTATTTCTTGTCTTCTGCAATCGGATTACCACATCTGCAGTCTCTGCTGGAGTTTTACTG GCAAGTAAGAAGGCATTGGACCCAGTAGCTCCACTCCATAAGTATTGTATAGTTTCTGTGTCTAACATCCTTACAACAACTTGTCAGTATGAG GCTCTCAAATACGTCAGCTTTCCTGTTCAAACCCTGGCAAAATGTGCCAAAATGATACCTGTAATG ATCTGGGGCACTATCATGATGCAAAAGAAGTACAAAGGACAGGACTATTTCTTGGCATTCCTAGTCACACTTGGTTGTTCATTATTTATTCTGTATCCG GCAGAAGGGGACACTAGCCCATACAGTAGAGAAAGGGAGAGCACCATTTGGGGAGTTTCTCTTATGATGGGCTATCTTGG GTTTGATGGATTTACAAGCACATTCCAGGATAAACTTTTTAAAGGTTATGATATGGAAATACACACTCAGATATTCTACACAACCGTCTGTTCTTGTCTTCTTAGTTTCGCTG GTATGATCATGCAGGGCAATCTTCTCATGGCAATTGATTTCGTATCTCGCCATCATGATTGTTTCTTTGACATTGCTCTGCTTTCTACT GTAGCAACAGCTAGTCAATTCTTTATTTCGTACACAATCCGCACATTTGGTGCTCTAACCTTTGCAACCATAATGACCACCAGACAG TTGGTGAGTATTTTGCTGTCATGCTTGTGGTTTGGCCATCCCCTCAGCTGGGAGCAATGCGTTGGAGCT gTTATTGTCTTTGGTGCCCTGTATGCAAGAAGCTTCTTAAATACTATAAAGAAACCGTTAACTTTGGAGAATACAGAAAATAGAGCTTCAAGTCCACCAAAGGCAAATCCATAG